One segment of Anopheles stephensi strain Indian chromosome 3, UCI_ANSTEP_V1.0, whole genome shotgun sequence DNA contains the following:
- the LOC118512232 gene encoding uncharacterized protein LOC118512232: protein MNGYTDLPTTMENSRNCLRRIARHDDQEFSNQSILNAMEKFVKNVNAMDETILVPCRLMDRKVGDATDTVPVAPKAQHHGAHHGKKSNRASIREVLNTSELFQLYNMLKLVKVDLLWGRQDAEDSVEESVVKGCATKKVTSSSKSNSNNTDTTGTNNSTANSSTSSNTATTDVTTTNSNNASGSEKADPAMMTSTIKGHNRRPSTVSVASSNSASTLSDSESETSAENDSGIESEGNQEQDRSTELAKQFRTHLIGLYRSLEQMSEAANYLTARYQSDVGPV from the exons AAACTGCCTGCGACGGATCGCGCGACACGATGACCAGGAGTTCTCTAACCAAAGCATACTGAACGCCATGGAAAAGTTCGTCAAGAACGTAAATGCCATGGACGAGACGATACTGGTACCGTGCAGATTAATGGATCGCAAg GTCGGTGACGCTACAGACACTGTGCCAGTTGCACCAAAAGCACAACATCACGGCGCACACCATGGCAAGAAATCGAACCGCGCTTCGATACGCGAAGTGCTGAACACTTCAGAGCTGTTCCAGCTGTACAACATGCTGAAGTTGGTGAAGGTCGATCTGCTTTGGGGGCGCCAGGATGCGGAAGACAGTGTCGAGGAGTCGGTGGTAAAGGGTTGTGCGACGAAGAAAGTGACATCCTCGTCCAAGAGTAACAGCAATAACACTGACACCACCGGCACGAACAATTCCACCGCAAACAGCAGCACTAGCAGTAATACAGCCACGACGGACGTGACCAcgacaaacagcaacaacgctAGCGGAAGCGAAAAGGCCGATCCTGCCATGATGACATCGACCATTAAGGGCCACAATCGACGACCGAGCACGGTATCGGTAGCTTCCTCCAACTCGGCCAGCACGCTGAGCGATTCCGAGAGTGAAACGTCGGCGGAAAACGATTCCGGCATCGAGTCGGAGGGTAACCAGGAGCAGGATCGCAGCACCGAGCTTGCCAAGCAGTTTCGCACGCATCTGATCGGACTGTACCGGTCGCTGGAGCAGATGAGTGAAGCTGCCAACTATCTGACTGCTCGGTATCAGAGTGATGTTGGGCCGGTTTAG